TTAGCCAATTCCTGGGGTGTGGCAAACGGCAAATCACCTTGATTCCAAAAATGCTTACCCTGCCAAACCGGCAAGGAGCGTTTGGCACTAATACTTGTTAACCACTCTTGTGCCTTGGCAATGAGTGGAATGTGATTGCGTAGATTCAGTAGGGGCGGTAAGCCAGGTACTTTGCTAATCATGGGTGCATAGCGAGGCAAGTGAGCAACCAAGCGATCGCGCAGCGTATGTCCAAAACGTTCTTTATATTGTGCCAAGAACTCAATTTTCATTTTGGCCATATCAACGCCAGTGGGGCACTCACGTTTACATCCTTTGCAACTAACACACAGATCCATTACCTCTTTTACTGCTTGCGTAGCCAGTGGAAGATGGGCTGGTGGAACGTCATTACCGTTCATGACCAGTTGCCCAGACATTGCAAGTCGTAAGGTGTTGGCTCGGCCCCGGGTAAGATCTTTCTCATTACGGGTAATGCGATAACTGGGGCACATGACATCGGCATCAAACTTACGGCAATGCCCATTGTTATTACACATCTCAATCGCTTTGGCTAAGCCTTGGGCGGGATCGCCCCCAGTGCCCGCTGCCGTAATTGCTTCGGTCACAGGATTATTTTGGACGTTCCAAGCGGACCAGTCGAGCTTGGGGCGCACTGGAATGACAGTATAGCTAGGTGGGTAGCGAAAGTAACTCGCATCATCCATCTTGGGCGGGTTCACAATCTTGCCAGGATTAAAGAGATTGCTTGGATCAAATTGGTGTTTGATCTGCGCTAGCGCTTCGGTGATCTTTGGCCCAAATTGCCAAGAGATCCACTCACCACGACACAGACCATCACCATGCTCCCCACTGAAGGCGCCTTTGTATTTACGTACCAACTCAGAGGCCTCTTCTGCAATAGTACGCATCTTTGTTGCGCCATCGCGACGCATATCCAAAATAGGACGAACATGTAAGGTGCCTACCGAGGCATGAGCGTACCAAGTGCCGCGTGAGCCGTATTTACTAAATACCTCAGTGAGGGCTTGGGTGTAATTAGCGAGATGCTCAAGTGGTACTGCGCAATCCTCAATGAAACTCACCGGCTTGCCATCACCCTTGAGACTCATCATGATGTTAAGGCCTGCCTTACGGACTTCCCATAAGTTCTTTTGCATCGCCGGATCGGGCATCATCACAACCGAGTTCGGTGAGCCTAGATCACTGATGAGGGTATCGAGATCCTTGAGTTTTTGTAAGAGGGGCGCATGCTCTTCACCCGAGAACTCAACGAGCAAAATGGCATCAACTGTCTTCGCCTGCGCATCAACCAGTGCGGTTTCAATGGTCTTCCGAAAGGCCGGGTTATTGCGCGAGAGATCAATCATGGTGCGATCGACTAACTCCACAGCTGTCGGACCTAACTTAACAATGTGCTGCGCACTATCCATTGCTTTGTAAAAGCTTGCAAAGTTGACCACACCTAACACTTTATGTTTTGGTAATCGTGCAAGCTTGAGTTTCAGGGATTTAAAGTAAGCGAGCGTCCCTTCGCTACCAACAAGCAGATGAGAAAGATTAACGCTGTTATCGAGTGTATAGGGTAGCTCACTTTGTGGATGAAAGACATCCAAGTTGTAACCCGCAACACGGCGCATGACCTTAGGCCAATGAGCCTCAATTTCAGGCTTTAAGTGATCAACCAAACCCTTGACAAAATTACCCAAGACCTTTGCTTCGCCCACACTACTGTCATAGGAGCCAAAGTGAGCGAGTTGACCATTAGCTAGCCAAGCATTAATACCCAAGACGTTATGAACCATATTGCCATAGGCAATCGAGCGGCTTCCGCAAGAGTTATTGCCGGCCATACCGCCAATGGTGGCTTGAGCCCCTGTAGATACATCCACCGGATACCACAGACCATGGGGTTTGAGAAAAGCATTAAGGTGATCCAAAACGATGCCAGGTTCTACCTCAATCGTGGCCTTATCGGCATTAGCCAGATCAGAACTCAAAATATTACGAAAGTACTTACTGTTATCAATTACCAGTGCGGCGCCGGTCGTTTGGCCGCATTGACTGGTACCACCACCCCGAGGCAAAACGGGAATACCAGACTCTTTTGCAATCGATAGACCTGCCTCAATATCCTGCGCAGACTCTGGTACCAAAACTGCTAATGGAAACTGCTGGTAGATCGAGGCATCCGTGGAATACCGACCTCGGCTAGCACTATCGACCATGACCTGACCTTTAACCTCTTTTTGAAGCTTAGAGGTAATTTCTGGGGGCAGGCTTTTTAGGGTAAAACTTGGATCGGCAGGTATTTTGGTCATGAAACATGTGTTTTAAATCAAATGAGAATTCGATTGTATTGATTTAGTCAAAAATCGGGGTGAGCTACCATTCCGTGGCAGAATCTCCCTAAAGAGCACATCAAAATACCAAGGAGACTGCGATGCTAGCCAATAAACCCTTTTTACGCCAAGAGGATGTCCAAAAAATTCTGGATGCGGCTAATGCCCATGCCGAGAAATACAATTGGGCGGTAACCATTGCGGTATGTGATGATGGCGGTCATCTTTTGGGCTTGATTCGCAGAGATGGCTGCGCCCCTGTTTCGTCCTACATAGCCCAAGATAAAGCACGTGCTTCCGCAATGGGTAAGCGTGAGAGCAAAGTCTATGAAGATATTATTAATAACGGCAGAACAGCGTTTGCCACCGTGCCTCATATCAAAGGAATGCTCGAAGGTGGAGTCAATATTGATGTGGATGGGCACACGATTGGAGCGGTTGGCGTATCAGGTGTTAAATCTGCAGATGATGCTGGCATTGCACGCGCTGGAATTGCTGCCATTCTTTAATTACCACTTTAACTTAAGTGATGTCCAAGCCCTGTAAAATGAATGGGTGTCTACACTAACTGATCAAATCACTCCAAATTCTGATATTTCGTCTGAGTTAGCAAACTTTGCTGACTTCCATTTAGACCCCAAGATTCTCAAGGCGGTAGCTGAGCAAGGTTATACACAAGCTACCCCCATCCAAGCGAAAGCCATTCCAATTGTTTTGGAAGGTCGTGATGTAATGGGGGCTGCTCAGACTGGCACAGGGAAGACAGCTGCATTCACGCTGCCAATCATTCAGAAGTTATTGCCTAATTCCAATGCAAGTACATCGCCAGCCCGCCACCCCATTCGAGCCCTGATTCTTACCCCCACTCGAGAGTTGAGTGACCAAGTTGCTGATAACGCTAGTTTGTATGCCAAACACACCGATTTACGAACAGCAGTTGTTTTTGGTGGGGTAGATATCAAACCTCAAGCCATGACCCTGCGTGCTGGTGTAGAGATTTTGATTGCGACCCCAGGACGCTTACTCGATCACCTGGGCTCTAAGACTGCAGATCTCTCACAAGTCCAAATCTTAGTGCTTGATGAGGCTGACCGAATGCTTGATATGGGATTCTTGCCAGATCTGCAGCGCATCATTAATCTTATTCCGGCGCAACGCCAAACTCTTTTATTCTCGGCCACCTTCTCGCCCGAGATCAAGAAATTAGCCCAGACCTATTTGCGTAATCCTGTGACCATCGAAGTGGCAAGACAAAATGCGGCTGCTGATACAGTCAATCAAGTCGTGCATTTTGTAAAGTCAGAGAATAAACGTGCAGCTATTGTGGCAATTTTGCAAAATCGAGTGAAGGCAGGACATACTAAACAATGCATCATCTTTACCAACAGTCGACTAGGGTGCGCGCGACTGGCCAATGCATTAGAGCGCGATGGTATTAAAGCATCGGCAATTCATGGTGATAAGAGTCAGACTGAACGAATGCTGACCCTTGAGGCTTTTAAGAGTGGCAGCATCGATGCCTTAGTGGCGACCGATGTGGCTGCCAGAGGTTTGGATATTCCTGACATGCCCTGCGTGATTAATCACGAACTGCCCTTTAATGCTGAGGACTTTATCCATCGTATCGGTAGAACCGGCAGAGCTGGCAGTAAAGGCGATGCGATTGCACTGGTGGACGATAGTGAGAAACGTTTACTTGAGGATATTGAGAAGCTCATAAAGCGCAAACTACCAGTTTCTGCTTTACCCATTGCTAGTAGCGGCATCAAAGCGGCGGGAACAACTAAACCAATCGCAGCAGACCCATTCTTCTTCATGCCATACGAGCCAAATAAAGAAGGTAAGGATGTAATTGCAGAAACTGCTTCGTCAGTTAACAAGCCAAAACTGGCTGATGGTAAAAATAAGAAGCCTGTCTTGGGAGCCCTCTTGGGCGGAGCGAAGAAGTAAATTGCCAACCATCACTTCGCTTTAGATCTGTGGCGGTCTAAAGTCTAGAGATTTACATTCTTAGCCAATTCTCTAGCTTAAGAGTTTTAAGGTGTTTAAAAGCTAGATCATCACTTACAAGGGTCATATTGTTCGAGACAGCATGACTGGCAATGAGAAGATCCAAAGTATCAATAGATTTACCTTGCTGCTCCAAACTCGCCCTTAACTTTCCATAGACTTCAGCGGTAGAGAGATCCCAGCTCAGAACATCAATATGTTTAAGTAGTTCATTTATTGTGTTTTTAAGTGTCTTAGCCCCAGGCCTTTTTGCTAAGCCATATTGAATCTCCGCATACGTAATCGACGAGATATAAATTGCTGACATTGGGATAGATACCAGTCGTTTAATCACTTTTTGTTGATTTTTTACAATATGACTGATCGTATTAGTATCGAGCAAGTAACATTTCATTCTGCCAATCCCTTAAATGGATCCCGAGACGATAATTTTTGCTTGCGCTCTTTCTTGCTAAGAAAATCTTTGGGAGTTTTTAATGTGTCGAGCATTGCTGTGAAACCAGACCAATCAGCCGGTTTAGCAGAAATAATTAAATTACCTGTATCTAGATCTTTATCCAAAAATACTTCGGTTGAGTTAAAGCGAAACTCTTTAGGTAGTCGGATTGCTTGACTACGTCCATTGGTAAACAATTTTGCAGTTTGCTTCATATTGGGACTCCCCTATATGTTTGGTATATATCATAGTATATACCAAAATACAGTTCATCAGAGCGGCCCTTTTTTGTTTAATTGGGCAATACATTCATCAATCAAAACAATGATAGGTTTTGAATCACCATCCTTTATGTTGCCAAATTTTAATTGCTATGGATAGCCATTCATCAATAGTGGAAAGAGGCTTTAAGGCATCCCCCCAAATATCTAGATGACTGGCAGCTGTATTCAATGCGTCGAGAGTTGCCTCTTTAGTGTTTGTATTAATTCCTAAAGCCTGAGTTTGCTTACTCAACTTTTCTCCTGCAGCATTCGTGACAAGTGGCAGGTGTAGATAGCTAGGTATTTGGTACCCCAATATCTGTTGCAAATAGAGTTGTCGCGCTGTATTACTAAAAAGATCTTCGCCCCGCACGATATGGGTAATGTCTTGAAGATGATCATCAACCACAACAGCGAGTTGGTAGGTAAATAATCCATCGGCACGTCGAAGAACAAAATCTCCAACTTGGGTCGTAAGGTCTTGTGATTGGACTCCCTTCATGCGATCCTTAAATTGCAATACGCATGAGCTTGGTAAGGATACTCGAATAGCAGCTTTTTCTTCGTGCCTATTTTGGTTGCGACAGTTTCCTGGGTAAATAAGTTCTTCGTGACGCCCTAGTTCAGCGCCATTTGCTCTTAAGGTCTCCTCAATGTGTTTGCGTGAGCAAAT
This genomic interval from Polynucleobacter sp. UK-FUSCHL-C3 contains the following:
- a CDS encoding DEAD/DEAH box helicase, whose protein sequence is MSSELANFADFHLDPKILKAVAEQGYTQATPIQAKAIPIVLEGRDVMGAAQTGTGKTAAFTLPIIQKLLPNSNASTSPARHPIRALILTPTRELSDQVADNASLYAKHTDLRTAVVFGGVDIKPQAMTLRAGVEILIATPGRLLDHLGSKTADLSQVQILVLDEADRMLDMGFLPDLQRIINLIPAQRQTLLFSATFSPEIKKLAQTYLRNPVTIEVARQNAAADTVNQVVHFVKSENKRAAIVAILQNRVKAGHTKQCIIFTNSRLGCARLANALERDGIKASAIHGDKSQTERMLTLEAFKSGSIDALVATDVAARGLDIPDMPCVINHELPFNAEDFIHRIGRTGRAGSKGDAIALVDDSEKRLLEDIEKLIKRKLPVSALPIASSGIKAAGTTKPIAADPFFFMPYEPNKEGKDVIAETASSVNKPKLADGKNKKPVLGALLGGAKK
- a CDS encoding heme-binding protein, whose product is MLANKPFLRQEDVQKILDAANAHAEKYNWAVTIAVCDDGGHLLGLIRRDGCAPVSSYIAQDKARASAMGKRESKVYEDIINNGRTAFATVPHIKGMLEGGVNIDVDGHTIGAVGVSGVKSADDAGIARAGIAAIL
- a CDS encoding AbrB/MazE/SpoVT family DNA-binding domain-containing protein; protein product: MKQTAKLFTNGRSQAIRLPKEFRFNSTEVFLDKDLDTGNLIISAKPADWSGFTAMLDTLKTPKDFLSKKERKQKLSSRDPFKGLAE
- a CDS encoding FAD-linked oxidase C-terminal domain-containing protein → MTKIPADPSFTLKSLPPEITSKLQKEVKGQVMVDSASRGRYSTDASIYQQFPLAVLVPESAQDIEAGLSIAKESGIPVLPRGGGTSQCGQTTGAALVIDNSKYFRNILSSDLANADKATIEVEPGIVLDHLNAFLKPHGLWYPVDVSTGAQATIGGMAGNNSCGSRSIAYGNMVHNVLGINAWLANGQLAHFGSYDSSVGEAKVLGNFVKGLVDHLKPEIEAHWPKVMRRVAGYNLDVFHPQSELPYTLDNSVNLSHLLVGSEGTLAYFKSLKLKLARLPKHKVLGVVNFASFYKAMDSAQHIVKLGPTAVELVDRTMIDLSRNNPAFRKTIETALVDAQAKTVDAILLVEFSGEEHAPLLQKLKDLDTLISDLGSPNSVVMMPDPAMQKNLWEVRKAGLNIMMSLKGDGKPVSFIEDCAVPLEHLANYTQALTEVFSKYGSRGTWYAHASVGTLHVRPILDMRRDGATKMRTIAEEASELVRKYKGAFSGEHGDGLCRGEWISWQFGPKITEALAQIKHQFDPSNLFNPGKIVNPPKMDDASYFRYPPSYTVIPVRPKLDWSAWNVQNNPVTEAITAAGTGGDPAQGLAKAIEMCNNNGHCRKFDADVMCPSYRITRNEKDLTRGRANTLRLAMSGQLVMNGNDVPPAHLPLATQAVKEVMDLCVSCKGCKRECPTGVDMAKMKIEFLAQYKERFGHTLRDRLVAHLPRYAPMISKVPGLPPLLNLRNHIPLIAKAQEWLTSISAKRSLPVWQGKHFWNQGDLPFATPQELAKSNKRVVLFADTFNAYFENENLQAALSVLHKSGYIVHVARPSSSTSNPNPFCCGRTYLAAGMVDEAKSRLAALIGHLAPYAEQGIAIVGLEPSCLFTLRDEALQMGLGPKAELVSQQAQLLEEFLAKEQKAGRFTPRFKESAQPILVHGHCHQKAFAAVSPALELLRLIPNANPQLIESSCCGMAGSFGYEVEHIEASKQMAELSLLPTIRKHPDALVVADGTSCRHQIADGTQRDVLHIVRVLEGHLDS
- the gluQRS gene encoding tRNA glutamyl-Q(34) synthetase GluQRS, producing the protein MNTLQNPQSSQGSSQETSRQAFPYRGRFAPSPTGPLHAGSLASALGSWLDARAHGGQWLVRIEDVDTPRTVQGSDQIILQQLIACGLYWDEEVVWQSKRTALYQAALDQLNKDQMTYRCICSRKHIEETLRANGAELGRHEELIYPGNCRNQNRHEEKAAIRVSLPSSCVLQFKDRMKGVQSQDLTTQVGDFVLRRADGLFTYQLAVVVDDHLQDITHIVRGEDLFSNTARQLYLQQILGYQIPSYLHLPLVTNAAGEKLSKQTQALGINTNTKEATLDALNTAASHLDIWGDALKPLSTIDEWLSIAIKIWQHKGW
- a CDS encoding type II toxin-antitoxin system VapC family toxin gives rise to the protein MKCYLLDTNTISHIVKNQQKVIKRLVSIPMSAIYISSITYAEIQYGLAKRPGAKTLKNTINELLKHIDVLSWDLSTAEVYGKLRASLEQQGKSIDTLDLLIASHAVSNNMTLVSDDLAFKHLKTLKLENWLRM